The following proteins are encoded in a genomic region of Tissierellales bacterium:
- a CDS encoding nucleoside kinase: protein MTIINVKNYGTCEVSKTSKYIDVVKHFLKDNYKSVLCVKANNNIEHLESFVEKDAEIEFLNIRNKDGWRVYIRTLTLIYIKAVRELFPNESVVIEHSLNRGLSTRLSSDIEVDEAVVIKIKDKMKKIISNDEPIERVYLDLQVANRYFEEEGLEDKVRLSKYRAQDMIHVSKLGDYYDKFYGYLAISTGYIDLFDLRAYRGGIILHFPDREHEYKIPPVENTDKLAQVFGESEAWAKILGVGEVASLNEHIDNCTIANIIRVSEGLQEKKIAMIADQICEKPNRRIILIAGPSSSGKTTFAQRLSVQLQVNGKRPVAISVDDYFVNRENTPVDENGDYDFEALEAIDLEQFNKDLLELIQGKKVELPRFNFKEGRREYHGDYIQIDEDQIVIIEGIHGLNDRLTSAISHDQKFKIYISALTQLNVDRHNRIPTTDTRILRRMVRDFKYRGSDAERTFSLWASVRRGENKNIFPFQESADAIFNSALVYELGVLKKYAEPLLKSIDANSKYYSEARRLLKFLKYFKAIEDERVIPSTSIVKEFVGGSCFRRDEE, encoded by the coding sequence ATGACTATTATTAATGTGAAAAATTATGGGACTTGTGAAGTGAGTAAAACGAGTAAATATATAGATGTTGTTAAACATTTTTTGAAAGATAATTATAAAAGTGTGCTATGTGTAAAAGCGAATAATAATATTGAACACTTAGAAAGCTTTGTTGAAAAAGATGCCGAAATTGAATTTTTGAATATTAGAAATAAAGACGGATGGAGAGTTTATATAAGAACGTTAACTTTGATTTATATAAAAGCAGTGAGAGAGCTTTTTCCAAATGAAAGTGTGGTTATAGAACACTCGCTTAACAGAGGTTTATCGACTAGATTGTCTTCAGATATAGAAGTAGATGAAGCGGTTGTGATTAAAATTAAAGATAAAATGAAAAAAATAATTAGTAATGATGAGCCTATTGAAAGAGTTTATTTGGATCTTCAAGTTGCAAATAGATATTTTGAAGAAGAAGGATTAGAAGATAAAGTTAGACTTTCCAAATACAGAGCGCAAGATATGATTCATGTGTCAAAGCTTGGAGATTATTATGATAAATTTTATGGATACTTAGCAATTTCTACTGGCTATATAGATTTATTTGATTTGAGAGCATATAGAGGTGGGATAATACTTCATTTTCCTGATAGAGAGCATGAGTATAAGATTCCACCAGTTGAAAATACTGACAAATTAGCTCAAGTTTTTGGAGAATCGGAGGCATGGGCCAAAATATTAGGTGTAGGTGAAGTTGCAAGTCTAAATGAGCATATAGATAATTGCACTATAGCCAATATAATAAGAGTTAGTGAAGGGCTTCAAGAAAAGAAAATAGCAATGATAGCTGATCAGATTTGTGAAAAACCAAATAGGAGAATAATATTGATTGCAGGACCTTCATCATCAGGTAAAACAACTTTTGCACAAAGGTTGTCTGTGCAATTACAAGTGAATGGAAAGAGGCCAGTTGCTATATCGGTAGATGATTATTTTGTAAATAGAGAAAATACACCGGTCGACGAAAATGGCGATTATGATTTTGAAGCATTAGAAGCTATTGATTTAGAACAATTCAATAAAGATTTACTTGAATTAATACAAGGAAAAAAAGTTGAATTGCCAAGATTTAATTTTAAAGAAGGTAGAAGAGAATATCACGGCGATTATATACAGATAGATGAAGATCAAATTGTTATAATAGAGGGGATACATGGCTTGAATGATAGACTTACTTCTGCTATATCACATGATCAAAAATTCAAAATATATATAAGTGCATTGACTCAATTGAATGTTGATAGGCACAATAGAATACCAACTACAGATACTAGAATCTTAAGAAGAATGGTTAGAGATTTTAAATATAGAGGAAGTGATGCTGAGCGTACATTTAGTTTGTGGGCGTCAGTTAGAAGAGGGGAGAACAAAAATATATTCCCATTCCAAGAGAGTGCTGATGCGATATTTAACTCTGCATTAGTTTATGAATTAGGTGTACTAAAGAAATATGCTGAGCCATTGTTGAAATCGATAGATGCAAATTCGAAGTATTATTCAGAAGCGAGGAGACTTTTGAAGTTCTTAAAATACTTTAAAGCAATAGAGGATGAGCGAGTAATACCTAGCACTTCCATAGTGAAAGAATTTGTAGGAGGAAGTTGTTTTAGAAGAGATGAAGAGTAA
- the rodA gene encoding rod shape-determining protein RodA: MFNFDKKLLKYFDWPLLITTIVISCFGMVTIYVATVNSSSGFFRYLKPQGAALVLGIFAIALLLFIDYEFIGKLYIPIYIITCFLLILVMLIGDEANGAKSWLVIGSFIRFQPSEIAKISIIICVGKFIDLNKEHINEPLTLIKVLVFSFFPVALILENDFGTAMVCTFIIAIMLFVAGLNWKYILSAISVVLLSMPLLWLKFDEYQQQRILVFLDPTKDPTGSGYQVLQAKTAIGSGMLFGRGLEDAKFIKYGYLPENHTDMIFSVIGEVFGFAGGMFLLFLYLVIFYRLIKLARDSKDLYGSLLNMGILAMILFHVIENVGMNMGLMPVTGIPLPFISYGGTALLSNLLGVGMALSVGMRRKNLLFD, translated from the coding sequence GTGTTTAATTTTGATAAAAAACTTTTAAAATATTTTGACTGGCCATTATTGATAACAACTATTGTTATTTCTTGTTTTGGAATGGTCACTATATATGTTGCTACTGTAAATTCCAGTTCAGGCTTTTTTAGATACCTAAAACCTCAAGGTGCTGCATTAGTTTTGGGAATCTTTGCTATAGCTCTTTTGCTTTTTATCGACTATGAATTTATAGGGAAACTATACATCCCAATTTACATAATCACTTGTTTTTTACTAATTTTAGTTATGTTAATAGGTGATGAGGCTAATGGAGCGAAAAGTTGGCTAGTTATAGGTAGTTTTATAAGATTTCAACCCTCAGAAATAGCAAAAATTTCAATTATAATCTGTGTAGGTAAATTCATTGATCTAAATAAAGAGCATATAAACGAACCACTTACACTTATAAAAGTTTTAGTATTTTCATTTTTCCCAGTTGCTTTAATTCTTGAAAACGACTTTGGAACAGCTATGGTATGTACTTTTATAATAGCTATAATGCTATTCGTTGCAGGCTTAAATTGGAAATATATTCTTTCAGCTATCTCTGTTGTGCTTTTGAGTATGCCTTTACTTTGGCTTAAATTCGACGAATATCAACAACAAAGAATACTTGTCTTTCTTGACCCAACAAAAGATCCTACCGGCAGTGGCTATCAAGTTTTGCAAGCTAAAACAGCTATCGGCTCGGGAATGCTTTTTGGCAGGGGCCTTGAAGATGCAAAATTTATAAAATATGGTTATCTACCTGAAAATCATACTGATATGATTTTTTCAGTAATTGGTGAGGTTTTTGGTTTTGCTGGTGGCATGTTTCTATTATTTCTCTATCTAGTTATTTTTTATAGATTAATCAAACTAGCTAGGGACAGTAAAGATCTTTATGGTTCTCTCCTAAATATGGGAATTTTAGCTATGATTCTATTTCATGTTATCGAAAATGTAGGTATGAATATGGGGCTTATGCCTGTTACCGGAATACCTCTTCCATTTATAAGTTATGGTGGAACTGCATTGCTATCAAACTTATTGGGAGTAGGTATGGCACTAAGCGTTGGTATGCGTAGAAAAAATTTACTATTTGATTAG
- a CDS encoding deoxyribonuclease IV, translating into MLLNIGCHLSVAKGFYKAGLQACEIGANTFQFFTRNPRGGKAKALDTEDIDKLKVLMREHQFSNLCAHASYTMNLCSNNEDTRDFAKQLFRDDLKRLKQLPRSYYIFHPGSHVKQGSEKGIEYIISALNEILLEDTETYILLETMAGKGSEVGRNLNEIKNIIDGVKYNKQLGVCLDTCHLYSSGYDLKNNLNGVVSEIDKIVGLEKVKAMHLNDSKTEFASFKDRHEKLGEGSLGWDTIESIVNHTAFENIVFNLETPNELEGYKREIEIVRNFVTNN; encoded by the coding sequence ATGTTATTGAATATAGGGTGTCACTTATCTGTTGCAAAAGGATTTTATAAAGCAGGATTACAAGCATGCGAAATTGGAGCAAATACATTTCAATTTTTTACTAGGAATCCTCGAGGTGGTAAAGCAAAAGCTTTAGATACTGAAGATATAGATAAATTGAAAGTGCTAATGAGAGAACATCAATTTAGCAATTTGTGCGCACATGCATCGTACACAATGAATTTGTGCTCAAATAATGAAGATACTAGAGACTTTGCAAAACAATTATTTAGAGATGATTTAAAGAGGTTGAAGCAATTGCCAAGATCATACTATATTTTTCATCCAGGTTCTCATGTAAAACAAGGTAGTGAGAAAGGAATAGAATATATAATTAGTGCACTTAATGAAATATTACTAGAGGATACGGAGACGTATATATTGCTTGAGACTATGGCGGGAAAAGGAAGTGAAGTTGGCAGGAATTTGAATGAAATAAAGAATATAATTGATGGAGTTAAGTATAATAAGCAGTTAGGAGTGTGTTTAGATACTTGTCATTTGTATTCTTCGGGATATGATTTAAAAAATAATTTAAATGGTGTAGTTTCAGAAATTGACAAGATAGTTGGATTAGAAAAAGTTAAAGCCATGCATTTAAATGATAGTAAAACTGAATTTGCATCATTTAAAGATCGTCATGAAAAATTAGGCGAAGGTAGCCTTGGATGGGATACAATTGAATCGATTGTCAATCATACTGCGTTTGAGAATATAGTATTTAATTTGGAAACTCCTAATGAGTTGGAGGGATATAAACGCGAAATAGAGATTGTTAGAAATTTTGTGACGAATAATTAA
- a CDS encoding endolytic transglycosylase MltG encodes MRTFSDKAKDFFYDIVDYIIIGVVVICVLGILDWRLGIVFDNKIAAVESAETGTSSEVIREIETVTEAGIIDDEDKPISVSIDLSEQTASNSNESTTVSNNSQANANSGNKSSVVSKKVKIPSGSTSQKIGQILVDSNIIASKSEFLKRAGELKLDTKLQSGTFDLSSDMSLDNIIKKIAGR; translated from the coding sequence ATGAGAACATTTTCAGATAAGGCAAAAGATTTTTTCTATGATATTGTCGATTACATAATAATTGGTGTTGTTGTAATTTGTGTTTTAGGTATTTTAGATTGGCGGTTAGGCATAGTTTTCGATAATAAGATTGCAGCTGTAGAATCTGCTGAAACTGGAACATCTAGTGAAGTTATACGTGAAATCGAAACAGTTACCGAAGCTGGTATTATTGACGATGAAGATAAACCAATTAGTGTAAGCATCGATTTATCAGAACAAACTGCTTCAAATTCCAATGAATCAACAACAGTTTCCAATAATTCCCAAGCAAATGCAAACTCAGGAAACAAATCTTCTGTTGTTTCTAAAAAAGTAAAGATTCCTAGCGGTTCTACTAGTCAAAAAATCGGACAAATTTTAGTTGACTCAAATATTATTGCTAGCAAATCTGAATTTTTGAAAAGAGCTGGTGAGTTAAAATTGGATACGAAATTACAATCTGGAACATTTGACCTTAGCTCAGATATGTCTCTAGACAATATAATAAAAAAAATTGCAGGAAGATAA
- a CDS encoding YihY/virulence factor BrkB family protein — translation MLVFNRNHAIKVFVEMYRRFNDHHATALGSEIAYFLLMSIFPFLMFLMTLLSFANLSSDLVVDYIYRYVPAKWIDLSFMENYLDYLLNERHYVVLFSSLIFTIWAASKGVNAIFRALDSAYDTVESRSYFRRRGIAYLYTVMLGVCIVAIIFFPILGEFVFSRLTQLEIENNFILWIIARFKWIIFAGILGLVLASLYYVAPKPKLTFKSILPGTIFTLASWAFMSYFYLLYVRFFTRYTTIYGSLGALILAMIWFWFLSVAIVLGGELNAVIWALKKKG, via the coding sequence ATGCTTGTATTTAATAGAAACCATGCTATAAAAGTTTTTGTTGAAATGTATAGGCGATTTAATGATCATCATGCGACAGCATTAGGATCTGAAATAGCTTATTTTTTGCTTATGTCAATATTTCCTTTTTTAATGTTCTTGATGACGCTTTTGAGTTTTGCTAATCTGTCGTCAGATTTGGTAGTAGATTACATATATAGATATGTACCAGCAAAGTGGATTGATCTAAGTTTCATGGAGAATTATCTAGATTATTTGTTGAATGAAAGACACTATGTTGTACTTTTTTCTTCGCTGATATTTACTATATGGGCAGCATCAAAAGGAGTAAATGCAATATTTAGAGCATTAGATTCAGCATATGACACTGTAGAATCAAGGTCGTATTTTAGAAGAAGAGGTATAGCGTATCTATATACTGTGATGCTAGGCGTTTGTATTGTTGCAATTATATTTTTCCCTATATTAGGGGAGTTTGTTTTTTCTAGATTAACGCAGTTAGAAATTGAGAATAACTTTATTCTTTGGATTATAGCAAGGTTTAAGTGGATCATATTTGCAGGAATATTAGGTTTGGTATTAGCGTCGCTTTATTACGTTGCACCGAAGCCTAAGTTGACATTTAAGAGTATTTTACCAGGAACTATATTTACGTTAGCGAGTTGGGCCTTTATGTCTTATTTTTATTTGTTATATGTTAGATTTTTTACTAGATATACTACGATTTATGGTAGCCTAGGAGCATTGATATTGGCGATGATTTGGTTTTGGTTTTTGAGTGTAGCAATAGTGTTGGGTGGAGAATTAAATGCGGTTATTTGGGCATTAAAGAAGAAGGGATGA
- a CDS encoding TIGR01212 family radical SAM protein (This family includes YhcC from E. coli K-12, an uncharacterized radical SAM protein.) — protein sequence MDKNVINEDELYRVYSSELKRMYGEKVYKIPINLPVTCPNRDGKVGTGGCIYCGSMGAGHESLESNISVKDQFEQNSAYIRKRYNAKKFITYFQNFSNTYMPIEQFKEFMKAGIQKDVLEMAISTRPDCISDEYLKYLKALSNENNVKITIELGLQTVNYKTLKIINRGHGLAEFIDAVYRIKSHGFKVCAHLIIDLPWDDIVDVIEAAKVLSALRVDYVKLHALYIVKNTRLAELYANEEVTLLTKEDYINRVIEFLMYLDKDIVLQRLIGRAPEKDTITANWNTSWWKIKDELLEKMIINGYRQGMKCNYLNGRALKDI from the coding sequence ATGGATAAAAATGTAATTAATGAAGACGAATTGTATAGAGTGTATTCAAGTGAATTAAAGAGAATGTATGGAGAAAAGGTTTATAAAATTCCAATTAACTTACCCGTTACTTGCCCTAATAGAGATGGAAAAGTGGGAACCGGAGGATGTATTTATTGTGGCAGCATGGGGGCAGGTCATGAATCACTAGAATCTAATATTTCAGTTAAAGATCAATTTGAACAGAATTCAGCGTATATTCGCAAGAGATATAATGCAAAGAAATTTATTACTTATTTTCAAAACTTCTCAAATACATATATGCCGATTGAACAATTTAAAGAGTTTATGAAAGCTGGAATACAGAAAGATGTTCTTGAAATGGCTATATCAACGAGGCCAGATTGTATAAGTGATGAGTACTTGAAATATTTAAAGGCATTGTCAAATGAGAATAATGTCAAGATAACAATAGAACTTGGTTTACAAACAGTAAACTATAAAACTTTAAAAATTATAAATAGAGGACATGGATTAGCTGAATTTATAGATGCAGTTTATAGAATTAAATCACATGGTTTTAAAGTTTGTGCTCATTTGATAATAGATTTACCATGGGATGATATTGTGGATGTAATTGAAGCTGCAAAAGTTTTGTCTGCACTGCGAGTAGATTATGTGAAATTACATGCTCTTTATATTGTTAAGAATACTAGATTGGCAGAGTTGTATGCAAATGAGGAAGTAACATTGCTAACGAAAGAAGATTATATAAATCGAGTTATTGAATTTTTAATGTATCTAGATAAAGATATAGTTCTTCAGCGTTTGATTGGCAGAGCTCCAGAAAAGGATACCATAACAGCGAATTGGAATACTAGTTGGTGGAAAATTAAAGACGAATTACTTGAGAAGATGATTATAAATGGGTATAGACAGGGTATGAAGTGTAACTATTTAAACGGAAGAGCATTGAAAGATATTTAG
- a CDS encoding DUF1292 domain-containing protein, whose amino-acid sequence MENKITIQFENGEEALCDVLCLFETDEHEYIALLPEDGEEVFLYRYEEQDGAIALDNIETDEEYEQVAEIFEAILEEEHDHDHECGCGCHDDEEKHECECGGNCGCE is encoded by the coding sequence ATGGAAAATAAAATTACTATTCAGTTTGAAAACGGAGAAGAGGCACTTTGTGACGTATTGTGCTTGTTTGAAACAGATGAGCATGAATATATCGCATTACTACCAGAAGATGGAGAAGAGGTATTCTTGTATAGATATGAAGAACAAGATGGCGCTATTGCCTTAGATAATATAGAAACAGATGAAGAATACGAGCAAGTAGCTGAGATATTCGAAGCTATATTAGAAGAAGAGCATGACCATGACCATGAATGTGGTTGTGGCTGTCACGATGACGAAGAGAAACATGAGTGCGAGTGTGGCGGAAACTGCGGTTGCGAATAA
- a CDS encoding CCA tRNA nucleotidyltransferase, with protein sequence MKSNVIELNDDVESIIKIFKKSGYECYIVGGAIRDKLIGRGVNDWDFTTDANPDQILELARKNSVKSIPTGKKFGTITLLINDEKYEVTTYRIEKDYVDHREPSVVYYSDSLIEDLKRRDFTINSLAYDIEMGVVDYFEGISDLKNRIIRCVGEAEERFEEDALRMLRAIRFAAQLNFEIESRTMDAILKKKNLLTFLSEERIREELNKILLSNNPRKGLDLFVKTGIIEVIFPELKDMIGFEQNTPHHDMDVFDHTISVVEKTPCRLNIRLAALLHDIAKPKCYLEDETGVGHFYGHEKESSILANEFLKRLKYSNEMTESVVNLVKNHMHVYRGEYTDKAIKKFVNKLKPNTLYDFIDLQWADVMSTTHRGETEFLEVLKRRYEAILERNEAFSLKDLDINGNDLMNAGFDRGPIIGEILEYILEKVLENPDLNRKKKLMKIAETKFLN encoded by the coding sequence ATGAAGAGTAATGTTATAGAATTAAATGATGATGTAGAGAGTATAATTAAAATATTTAAAAAAAGTGGATATGAATGTTATATTGTTGGCGGAGCGATTAGGGATAAGTTGATTGGCAGAGGCGTAAATGATTGGGATTTCACGACTGATGCCAATCCTGATCAAATATTGGAATTAGCAAGAAAAAACAGCGTTAAATCAATTCCTACAGGTAAAAAATTTGGAACAATTACACTTTTGATCAATGATGAAAAATATGAAGTGACAACTTATAGAATCGAAAAGGACTATGTGGACCATAGAGAACCAAGTGTGGTATATTATTCTGATTCTTTGATTGAGGATTTGAAACGGCGAGATTTTACAATTAACTCTTTAGCTTACGATATTGAAATGGGCGTTGTTGATTATTTTGAAGGAATAAGTGATTTGAAAAATAGAATTATAAGATGTGTTGGAGAGGCAGAGGAACGTTTCGAAGAAGATGCACTTAGAATGCTTAGGGCTATAAGATTTGCAGCACAATTGAATTTTGAAATTGAAAGTAGAACAATGGATGCTATATTGAAAAAAAAGAATTTGCTTACATTTTTGAGCGAGGAGAGAATTAGGGAGGAATTAAATAAAATACTCCTTAGCAATAATCCGCGAAAAGGCTTGGATCTGTTTGTAAAGACTGGAATTATTGAAGTTATATTTCCTGAATTAAAAGATATGATAGGATTTGAGCAAAATACACCCCATCATGATATGGATGTTTTTGACCATACGATTAGCGTTGTTGAAAAGACACCGTGTAGATTGAATATAAGGTTAGCGGCGCTTTTACATGATATTGCAAAGCCAAAATGTTATTTAGAGGATGAAACAGGTGTTGGTCACTTTTATGGTCATGAGAAAGAATCATCGATTTTAGCTAATGAGTTTTTGAAGAGGCTAAAGTATAGTAATGAAATGACGGAAAGTGTTGTGAATTTGGTAAAAAATCATATGCATGTATACCGAGGAGAATACACGGATAAAGCTATAAAGAAGTTTGTGAATAAGTTAAAGCCAAATACGTTGTATGATTTTATAGACCTTCAATGGGCAGATGTCATGAGTACTACGCATAGAGGTGAAACCGAATTTTTAGAGGTACTTAAAAGACGATATGAAGCTATACTAGAAAGAAATGAGGCGTTTTCACTAAAGGACTTGGATATAAATGGTAATGATTTGATGAATGCTGGGTTTGATCGAGGACCAATTATTGGAGAAATATTGGAATATATATTGGAAAAAGTTCTTGAAAACCCCGATTTAAATAGGAAGAAGAAACTTATGAAGATTGCTGAGACTAAATTTTTGAATTAA
- a CDS encoding TIGR01906 family membrane protein, translating to MKIKKLVVGILLALYMASLSVVIAGNFEINMYKSILSEMHLERYVNLERDTVEKEITHLIEYTLNAEIKELRLNYFELSSDSAYHFEEVKHIVNSINQIVIYATPFVLAIVVWIIARNRKGYLKYAMISSIVILLIIGVSFLFFEDWSFEFFHRLVFKNEYWIFDPRIDPIIYVLPQKFFINSLYLILSIYLGFNVIVFYIERKIIQRVKEKSVSL from the coding sequence ATGAAAATAAAAAAATTAGTTGTAGGAATATTATTAGCACTATATATGGCAAGTTTGAGCGTAGTTATTGCAGGAAATTTTGAAATAAATATGTACAAAAGCATATTATCAGAAATGCATTTAGAACGGTATGTTAATTTAGAAAGAGATACAGTTGAGAAAGAAATAACTCATTTAATAGAATACACGCTAAATGCTGAAATTAAAGAGCTTAGATTAAACTATTTTGAGCTATCAAGTGATTCAGCCTATCACTTTGAAGAAGTAAAGCATATCGTAAATAGCATAAATCAAATTGTCATATATGCAACACCATTTGTATTAGCAATTGTAGTTTGGATTATAGCAAGAAATCGAAAAGGATATTTAAAGTATGCAATGATTAGCTCAATAGTAATTTTGTTGATAATTGGGGTTAGCTTTTTATTTTTTGAGGATTGGTCATTTGAATTTTTTCACAGACTTGTTTTTAAAAATGAATATTGGATTTTTGATCCGCGAATAGATCCTATTATTTATGTTTTACCACAGAAATTTTTTATAAATAGTTTGTATTTGATTTTAAGTATTTATTTAGGATTCAATGTCATTGTATTTTATATTGAGAGGAAAATAATACAAAGAGTTAAAGAGAAAAGTGTTTCATTATAG
- a CDS encoding peptidylprolyl isomerase: protein MENKVLAVVEGREITEQDLHLLMQGLGQRAMQFSSEEGRKQLINELVTQELFLVDSKDKNYEADKEYQDELKKVTENFTKQYAIAKLLKAATVEEDEAVKFYDEHKSMYKVNETVRASHILVDSEEKAKAVMGEIEGGKSFEEAAQEHSSCPSSAKGGDLGSFDQGKMVPEFEEAVFSMNIDEVRGPVQTQFGYHIIKVTDKKPAGEKTYDEVKEQIKGQLVAMKQNKLYLEESERLRSEYKVEIK from the coding sequence ATGGAAAATAAAGTTTTAGCCGTTGTTGAAGGTAGAGAAATAACAGAGCAAGATCTTCATTTATTGATGCAAGGTTTGGGTCAGAGAGCTATGCAATTTAGTAGCGAAGAAGGTAGAAAACAATTAATTAACGAATTAGTAACTCAGGAGTTGTTTTTAGTAGACTCAAAAGATAAAAATTACGAAGCAGATAAAGAATATCAAGACGAATTAAAAAAAGTTACAGAAAATTTTACAAAGCAATATGCTATTGCAAAATTATTAAAAGCAGCTACAGTTGAAGAAGATGAAGCTGTGAAGTTCTACGATGAGCATAAGTCAATGTACAAAGTTAATGAGACAGTTCGTGCTAGCCACATTCTTGTAGATTCAGAAGAAAAAGCAAAGGCAGTTATGGGCGAAATTGAAGGTGGAAAAAGCTTTGAAGAAGCAGCTCAAGAACATTCAAGCTGTCCATCAAGTGCTAAAGGTGGAGATTTAGGTTCATTTGACCAAGGTAAAATGGTACCAGAATTTGAAGAAGCTGTATTTAGCATGAATATTGATGAGGTTAGAGGTCCTGTTCAAACACAGTTCGGATACCACATTATCAAAGTTACTGATAAAAAACCAGCTGGTGAGAAGACTTATGATGAAGTTAAAGAGCAAATCAAAGGTCAATTGGTAGCTATGAAGCAAAATAAATTGTATTTGGAAGAATCAGAAAGATTGAGAAGCGAATACAAAGTAGAAATCAAGTAA
- a CDS encoding M18 family aminopeptidase yields MEQSKQFAKDLLSFIDDSPSKFHVVENLRKDLVESGYQELVLSEPWKLDREKKYFVTKNDSALVAFKTGAKLPSETGFKLIGAHTDAPTFSIKPMPEIKAEGSYLKLNTEVYGGPIYNTWMDRPLSIAGRVCVKSDSPLKPTTIIVDMNKPLMIIPNLAIHFQREVNNGYKYNAQKDLLPLVEMINDEFEKENYLVKKLAEHIGVKAEEILDFELTLYEFAKGSLVGFNEEFISSGKLDDLAMVHAGIEALKTSKDVDSTNVMICFDNEEVGSRTKQGAASPMLKNILERICLSYDEDREHFMTALYKSFMISADMAHAVHPNYGEAHDPVTRPVINKGPVLKVNASQAYTTDGQSGAVFKALCQAADVNLQYMANRSDKRGGSTIGPISSTQLDIKSVDIGNPMFAMHSVRELGGVEDHRSVYKVFKTFFEA; encoded by the coding sequence ATGGAACAATCAAAACAATTTGCTAAAGACCTTTTATCATTTATAGATGATTCGCCTTCAAAATTTCATGTTGTTGAAAATTTGAGAAAGGATTTGGTAGAATCAGGTTATCAAGAATTAGTTTTATCTGAACCATGGAAGTTAGATAGAGAGAAAAAATACTTTGTAACAAAAAATGATTCAGCATTAGTAGCTTTTAAAACTGGGGCAAAATTACCATCAGAAACTGGATTTAAGCTTATTGGTGCACATACTGATGCTCCTACATTTAGTATAAAGCCAATGCCTGAAATAAAAGCGGAAGGATCATATCTGAAATTAAATACAGAGGTATATGGTGGACCAATATATAATACATGGATGGATAGACCACTTTCTATAGCTGGTAGAGTTTGCGTGAAATCAGATTCACCATTAAAACCTACAACTATAATTGTTGATATGAATAAACCTCTTATGATAATTCCAAATTTGGCTATACATTTCCAAAGAGAAGTAAATAATGGATATAAATACAATGCGCAGAAAGATTTGTTGCCACTTGTTGAAATGATAAATGATGAATTTGAAAAAGAAAATTACTTAGTAAAAAAATTAGCAGAACACATAGGTGTCAAAGCAGAAGAAATACTAGATTTTGAACTAACACTTTATGAATTTGCAAAGGGTAGTTTGGTAGGATTCAATGAAGAATTTATATCATCTGGTAAATTAGATGATTTGGCTATGGTTCATGCAGGAATCGAAGCACTTAAAACATCTAAAGATGTAGATTCTACAAATGTCATGATTTGCTTTGACAATGAAGAGGTTGGAAGTAGAACAAAACAAGGTGCAGCTTCACCAATGTTGAAAAATATATTAGAGAGAATTTGTTTGTCTTACGATGAAGACAGAGAACACTTTATGACTGCACTTTACAAATCATTTATGATATCTGCAGATATGGCACATGCAGTACACCCTAATTATGGTGAGGCACATGATCCAGTCACTAGACCGGTAATAAATAAAGGACCAGTATTGAAAGTTAATGCAAGTCAGGCTTATACTACAGATGGTCAATCAGGAGCTGTGTTTAAAGCACTTTGCCAAGCTGCTGATGTGAACTTGCAGTACATGGCAAATAGATCTGATAAACGTGGTGGATCTACTATAGGTCCTATTAGCTCTACTCAATTAGATATAAAATCAGTTGATATTGGAAATCCTATGTTTGCAATGCATTCAGTTAGAGAACTTGGCGGAGTCGAAGACCATAGATCTGTATATAAAGTGTTTAAAACGTTCTTTGAAGCTTAG